One stretch of Schlesneria sp. DSM 10557 DNA includes these proteins:
- a CDS encoding FG-GAP-like repeat-containing protein, which yields MLVLVSAWQVSEYRQNSMRAAALLARTEERWSEAEALAVSCLESRPSDSEMMLVLGEALEHLGSPADALDTYRRISAGSHSRNAATLAIASLFMRQGRLSDAETELQSLRAPTSQSPEVHGLWGTLLSLSGRQWEANLPLHRSLKGSGNHLATLISLANPAEMPAPPEAVFAQMLRVRDPLALLGGAKIASSVGRKDQATSLLREALSRSPELLEAQLLLATLLVEAGDEASFLQCFNLLPEAAWQHPAYWLLLATRAESATDSGAAIRCYWETLRRSPDYDRATYQLGQLLAAEQRGDEAQQFSDRARKLSELTEHSAKLYDRKGSAAEIASCARLTLELGRLPECRAWCELLPDEARPTVVREIDTQVRKLLREDTPALLPEADLAKRFDLSSYPLPDLTSRRMDPSHTRSGHPASSSDILFLDEAAALGLQFTYFNGEISASPGRRMFEYTGGGVAAFDYDLDGWCDLYFTQGTTWPPDTADSQFLDALFRNVAGIRMCEVSHLAGIHDAGFGQGVAAGDFDNDGFPDLYVANIDGNRLYKNQGDGTFLDMTSRSGLARYSHWTTSCLLADLDGDSLPDVYDVTYLTGDEIYTRVCQGDDTILASCPPSLFPAAVDHVYQNQGDGTFIEMTREWGFDAPNGDGLGIVAADFDESQTISLFIANDGRPNFFFAPQKLPDGKLAWQELGLVSGLAYDEAGAALACMGVAAGDPNNDGRVDLFVTNFYNESNSLYINLGARTFSDRARTMRLRDPSWSLLGFGTQFIDADHDGLEDLILVNGHVDDFSYKQIPYKMRPQFFHNIAHSFQERFADEIGDFFHLPRLGRGVARIDWNRDGLDDLAISHIGDPAALLTNKSPQPGRGLRIQLVATNSSRDAIGTRVTVQAGQKHLTRQLTAGDGYQASNQRLLDFGLGNDTGEITVDIHWISGSTQSFTLKNPTQPLIAVEGNQQLLQITVESH from the coding sequence GTGTTGGTGCTGGTTTCCGCCTGGCAGGTCTCTGAATACAGGCAAAACTCGATGCGCGCTGCGGCCCTGCTTGCCAGAACAGAAGAGCGATGGAGCGAAGCCGAGGCGCTGGCCGTTTCGTGTCTCGAATCCCGACCGTCCGATTCCGAAATGATGCTTGTGCTGGGCGAGGCGCTTGAGCATCTGGGCAGCCCGGCGGACGCGCTGGATACTTACCGACGGATCTCTGCTGGTTCGCATTCCCGGAACGCCGCGACCCTCGCGATCGCCTCACTCTTCATGCGGCAGGGACGACTTTCTGATGCCGAAACCGAACTACAGTCGCTTCGAGCACCCACCAGCCAGTCTCCGGAAGTGCACGGCCTGTGGGGAACCCTTCTCAGCCTGTCTGGACGTCAATGGGAAGCAAATCTCCCGCTGCATCGGTCCCTGAAAGGTTCCGGCAACCATCTGGCGACCCTCATTTCCCTGGCGAATCCCGCGGAGATGCCCGCTCCTCCCGAGGCTGTCTTCGCCCAGATGTTACGGGTTCGCGACCCGCTGGCCCTGTTGGGCGGCGCAAAGATCGCTTCGTCCGTTGGACGAAAGGACCAGGCCACCAGCCTGCTACGAGAAGCTCTGTCTCGCAGTCCAGAACTACTCGAAGCCCAATTGTTACTCGCCACGCTGCTGGTTGAGGCAGGCGACGAAGCCAGCTTTTTGCAGTGCTTCAATCTGCTTCCGGAAGCCGCATGGCAGCACCCGGCCTATTGGCTGCTCTTAGCCACACGGGCCGAAAGCGCCACGGACAGCGGCGCCGCCATCCGGTGTTACTGGGAAACGCTTCGCCGCAGCCCGGACTACGACCGAGCCACCTATCAACTTGGTCAGCTTCTGGCAGCGGAACAGCGTGGGGATGAGGCACAACAATTCTCGGACCGCGCCCGAAAACTGAGTGAACTGACAGAGCACTCTGCAAAGCTGTACGATCGGAAAGGCTCAGCCGCCGAGATCGCCTCGTGCGCTCGCCTGACCCTGGAACTGGGTCGCCTTCCTGAATGCCGCGCGTGGTGCGAGTTGCTCCCCGACGAAGCCCGACCGACCGTTGTCAGGGAAATCGACACACAAGTCAGGAAGCTGCTGCGGGAAGACACACCGGCACTCTTACCCGAGGCAGATCTGGCAAAGCGGTTCGATCTGTCGTCTTATCCGCTACCAGATCTGACCTCTCGGCGCATGGACCCGTCTCACACCCGATCAGGTCATCCTGCATCCTCAAGCGACATCCTTTTCCTCGATGAGGCTGCGGCGCTGGGCCTTCAGTTCACTTACTTCAATGGCGAGATTTCGGCGAGTCCCGGCAGACGGATGTTCGAATACACAGGGGGTGGCGTGGCCGCCTTCGACTATGACCTCGACGGCTGGTGTGACCTCTACTTCACGCAGGGAACGACCTGGCCTCCGGATACTGCCGACTCTCAGTTCCTCGACGCCCTGTTCCGTAATGTGGCCGGGATTCGCATGTGCGAAGTCAGCCATCTGGCCGGTATTCATGATGCCGGGTTCGGGCAGGGGGTCGCTGCAGGTGACTTCGATAACGATGGTTTCCCCGATCTCTATGTCGCCAACATCGACGGGAACCGACTCTACAAAAACCAGGGTGATGGCACGTTCCTCGACATGACCTCCCGCTCAGGCCTGGCCCGCTATTCCCACTGGACGACCTCCTGTCTGCTCGCTGACCTCGACGGTGATTCCCTCCCGGATGTCTATGACGTCACCTACTTGACCGGCGATGAGATCTACACTCGTGTCTGTCAGGGAGACGACACCATTTTGGCGTCGTGCCCACCTTCGCTCTTCCCCGCTGCGGTAGACCATGTCTATCAGAATCAGGGAGACGGGACGTTTATCGAGATGACCCGCGAGTGGGGATTTGATGCGCCCAACGGAGATGGACTGGGGATCGTCGCCGCCGACTTCGACGAATCGCAGACCATCAGCCTCTTCATTGCCAATGATGGTCGCCCTAACTTCTTCTTCGCACCCCAAAAGCTACCAGATGGTAAACTCGCCTGGCAGGAACTGGGCCTTGTCAGTGGACTTGCCTACGACGAAGCAGGTGCCGCGCTCGCCTGCATGGGGGTCGCCGCAGGGGATCCCAACAACGACGGACGGGTCGATCTGTTTGTCACCAACTTCTACAACGAATCCAACTCGCTCTACATCAACCTCGGTGCCCGTACCTTCTCCGACCGGGCCAGAACCATGCGACTCCGCGATCCCAGCTGGTCTCTGCTCGGGTTCGGCACGCAGTTCATCGATGCCGACCACGACGGACTGGAAGACCTGATTCTCGTCAACGGACATGTCGACGACTTCTCCTACAAACAGATCCCCTACAAAATGAGACCTCAGTTCTTCCACAACATCGCTCACTCCTTCCAGGAACGATTCGCGGACGAAATCGGCGACTTCTTCCATCTTCCGAGGCTCGGTCGAGGAGTCGCACGAATCGACTGGAACAGGGATGGGCTCGATGACCTCGCCATCTCACACATCGGCGACCCTGCCGCGCTGCTCACCAACAAATCTCCACAACCAGGGCGGGGACTGCGGATCCAGCTTGTCGCCACAAACAGTTCACGCGACGCCATCGGCACGCGTGTCACCGTGCAGGCCGGACAGAAACACCTCACACGGCAGCTCACTGCCGGAGATGGATATCAGGCATCCAACCAGAGGCTGCTCGACTTCGGACTCGGAAACGACACCGGAGAAATCACCGTCGACATCCACTGGATCTCGGGAAGTACTCAATCCTTTACTCTCAAGAACCCCACTCAACCCCTCATCGCCGTCGAAGGAAATCAGCAACTGCTGCAAATCACGGTGGAGAGTCACTGA